The genomic segment ATCAAACATCACTAGAAGAAACAGCTCCTTGTACGAAGATGAGCTGAGACTGTCCCTCATCATTTTTTTGTCCCTGGCCTTTGTTCTCGGGGTGTTCGGGAATGGAGTGGTTATCTGGGTGACCGGGTTCAAGATGAAGAAAACCGTTAACCCTTCCTGCCCCTGGATGTGACGCACATGGCTCTAGGTAACCACTGGCCATTTGGTTACTTTATGTGGGAACTCAATGCCCTTGTAATATTTTTGAACATGTATACCAGCGTCTACTTCCTGGTGGTGATCAGTGTGGACAGATGTGTTTCTGTGGTGTGGCCCGTCTGGGCCCAGAACCACCGAAGTGTACGGAAGGCTTCCTGCTTGAGCCTGGGTGTTTGGATAGTGGCTCTGATTCTCAGCGCTCCATACGTCATCTTCAAGGACACTATGTCAGACCCTGACAACGACGGCTATGAAACACCATCAGTGAAACAGCTGAGGGATTTTCGATATCAGACCATCACCATCACCCGCTTCCTCCTGGGATTCGTCGTCCCCTTCACCATCACCGTCTCCTGCTATGCCGTCATAATCCATCATCTCAGGAGGAACCGCACCCTGGCCAGCCAATCGAGTCGCACCTTCAAGATCATCGCTGCTGTCATCACCGCTTTCTTCCTGTGCTGGGCGCCGTATCACATCATGACTCTCATCGCGATGGTTAATAACACGGCGATCCACTCGAGTGAAACATTGCACCACGTCATCACTATCGGTTCCTCTATAGCAGTCATCCTGGCCTTTCTCAACAGCTGTCTGAACCCACTGCTGTATGTGTTCATGGGCAAAGATCTCAAGGAAAAAGTCCGCAAGTCCATCCTGAACGTGTTGGAGACTGCCTTCCAGGAGGAAGAGACACACtcttacacagacacaaagtcaacagacagagacaagcaAGCTAGTTAAACCGAAGAAGTGTTGTGCCCTGAAAAGGGGAGATATCAATAAAGATGCTGGGATACGATGGTTCCTCTCCGGCAGCTTCATTGAGAATGGCACCGTGGCCCGACAGGTCCCCTATCCGGCCTCTGCAGGTATGACTAATCAATCACCAAATGTCACCTATCAAACAGGCTATACCAGTAGATCACAGATTAGCTCATCTGGCAGGTAGAAATCCTTATTGTTTTAACAAAaaggtttttaacttttttaaccCTTTTTGTTTAAAACTTTGACCTTTTCCCAGGACTTTGTTCTTATAGGTTAAACATTTTAACCCTTTGTAAGACTATAAATTAATTCCATCTGTTTTTACGTCCCTATGACTGCCTTTATTGCCTATTGAATTTATATCAATAATCAGCTTCCTAATAAAATCAGCCTATCACAGAGGCGGAATAATGTATAGATTCTGCTGGAGAAAGCACATGTTTATCTTTACAGAAAATAGGATATTGTCACCAAAACATCTTGAATTTCAAAAACCACCCAGAGGGCATTGCAAAATATGTATACCATGAATTTATggttaaaactgaaaaattgCAAGAAAAGGGAACTTAATTTCTTCTACTTTAACATGCACAGCAAATTCTGATGCATCTTCTGACTAGGTCTGAAAAATAGAGAAtgatatttgttgtttatggGTCATCATTTAGatatattaataaaacagtAACAATTATATTTTGATAaagaacatcatgttttttcTGTACAACATAGTTATGGTTAAGCTGGAATATAAATCTACAGTGTTAAATAGTGCTGCCAACAAACAGGTTTACAGAAGGTTAATTTCCCAACTTCCCCCTCATACTTAACCCCACCCACTGATgccattgtgtgtatgtgtgtgagtgtgaaactGAGATATATTTTTGACTGCTACATGTCCATTGCATGATTTGATAAACATGTTATTCAGCTTGAGGACTGATTCCTGAGAGACTAACAAAGAAATAGTGTATGTTACCATTAGATTATCATGAATAAAGCAGCAGCTGTATTGTAAGCTTGCATAGAACAGCTTCATTTGATCTTTAAATCATTGCCAGTTGTTCTGGGGGATTTCGGgatgtctttttttgtcttttgatgatgatgatggctgTTATTCTGATACTTTTTTGTCACCACAACTTTTTTCATAATCAGAATATTATCAGGACTTGACCACCTTTTCTTTCTAAATGTTCATCTCATTATCACCTTTTATTATCACATTGCATTGTGACCAATATGTCTTGCTATACAAGGCTGCAAATCACTTATTATAAGTTGCTTTTATCATGATTTACAATAATTGAATCTTTTTACATAGGAAAAATACTTTAGTAGAATGGTTTGCGGATCAGGGCAAATTTTGCTTAGTATTaaaatttatttcaaatgtttggACTCTTTGATTGCTACGATATTCTCCTGTGAGCCTAATAAAGACATATGTTTCTGACTACGACTTTGTCATTTTGTGAGGGTCTGCAACCTCATCATGAGAACATGTATGCTGTGTATAATCTCTTTGATCTAGTGTCAACACTTCTCTGGTGTTAAAAGTCTTTTGAGATACTCTCTTCATAACATTTACTGTGCAGCAGAGGGAGCCATTGTGCACAACATCCAGTAATTTGATCAGACAGGATAATtaactggaggagaaaataaagaatatcTTCAGtatgttcattttttttattcctgtaaTGCACCCCCGTGGGTAAATTCAAGTCCTGAAATGATTTTGAAGGTTAAGGGAGATAACGTGCCCTTTAGAGACTTTTTTACAGCATATTGCTGTGATTGAGAACCATTAGTAAGTTGTGCCAGTATTATTCAGGAAAACATCTGCACTCACATAACGAACTGTGGAACAACCTCTCTCAGGAGATCCATCGAGCTACCTCCTCTTTTTAATCTATTTGATCTATTCTATTCCAATTTAttctattataaataaaaataagaatataaataagaagaataagaacaagaacaagaacaagaacaagaacaagaacaagaacaagaacaagaacaagaacaagaacaagaacaagaacaagaacaagaacaagaacaagaacaagaataaatattgtgtccattattttacatttgtggAAAAACATAATGAACATATGCAGAATGCGCCATGACGTTATTGCGCTTACCAGTTTGATATGGTCCTGTGTAACGGTCGTGGCCTGCAGCAGTGAACAGGCGGCGGCCCCAGAGAGTAAAATGTTTCGAGGgacaaaaactttatttatgtgaAATAAGTGTCATGATCAGAGGGAAGTGAATGCTTTCCAGAAAAATCTAAGACAGAACAGGGAGAAAAATGCACATATATAACTGTTATACACATAAACATAATCTATTTTATCTACTCTATTCCAATTGATTCTCTGTATAAACCgttaaacacataaacacacacaggcagtcaAACTGAATGACATGTACAGTGCCATTCATTATACAGTAGTTTTGTTAGCTGTACCATGACAACTATAAGGGATGAACTGGGCCTCTTTCTCGGAAACACTGATTCCAGATTAGGTATTACATAAGTTTCTAGCTAACTttgtgcaacacaaacacttcagaGATGTTGTAACATGCGATTGATGTAAGGGAACCCGCTTCCTCCTGGGCTTCATCGTCCCCTTCACCGGCATCATCTCCTGCTATGCTGTCATCATCCATCGTCTTAGGAGGAACCGCACCCTGGCTAGCCAATCGAGTCGCCCCTTCAAGATCATCGCTGCCCTCATCGCCACTTTCTTCCTGTGCTGGGCGCCGTATCACATCATGGCTCTAATCGAGATGGTTAATCACACGGCGATCCACTCGAGTGAAACATTGGACCACGTCATCACTATCGGTGTCCCCATAGCAACCAGCCTGGCCTTTCTCAACAGCTGCCTGAACCCACTGCTGTATGTGTTCATGGGCCACGATTTCAAGGAAAAGGTCCGCAAGTCCATCCTGAACGTGTTGGAGACGGCCTTCCAGGAGGAAGTGTCTCGCTCATATACATACACAAACTCAATGGTGACCATTCGGAGTAAAGAGAAGTCCGTGACTGATGCTGAGGTGTAAGATTGCCCATGATAGGGATAAACAAATACTCTAACTGTGTATTACATATATAACTgtatataacaataaaaaaatgttttaaagtgaaTTCATTGAACCTCAAGACAACCTGTATATATATGATGTGAGATTGAAATATTCCTTATTATTTGatagatatttgttttatgatTTGCTAGCGGTCAGGTCTGAAGCAGATAGCTGTCCTCTTATGAAGTTGGCACGTGGTGTTACTGAACAACAGTTTGTGTGATGCTTTTTTGGGCTGGTGTATTTGAAATGATGGAGAGGTGAAATGTTTCAAGGGACaaaaaagtttatttatgtaaaataaGTGTCATAATCAGAGGGAAGTGAATGCTTTCCAGAAATATCTAAGACAGAACAGGGAGAAAAATGAACAGATATTACCGttatacacaaaaacacacacaggtagtcAAACTGAATGACATGTACAGTGCCATTCATTATACAGTAGTTTTTGTTTAGCTGCACCATGACAGCTATAAGGGATGCACTGGGCCACTTTATCGGAAACACTTATTTCAGAATAGGTATTACATTAGTTTATAGCTAAATTtgtgcaacacaaacacgacaGAGATGTTGTAACATGTGGTTGATGTAAGGGAACATTGTGTTTCTCATCTGTCTCCTAAATTCCAGTTGTTGATTTTGATGTCTTCATCCGTCTGTTGCATCAAAGACAGCAAGCAGTAAATCGTGGAGTTTATAAGCCATGATCAGAGACTCTTTTTTATCATTAAATACGCTGTCACATGACCTACAAAACATATTAATAAGGGACGTATGGAACAGATTTAACTGAAAATAGCATCTACAGTGTTAAATAGTGTTGGCCCATCACTGAGGATTATACAATGTTCATTTCCTAACTTTCCCCTGGTACCCAACCCACTGACGCCACTACTTGTGTACATGATCAAATGCAttgacagtgtgtttgtgtgtgcatgtgtgtgtgtgtgtgtgtgtttgtgtgtgtgagctgactTTAGACCGCTACATGTCAACTGCATGCTTTGATAAACATGTTATTCAGCATTAGGACTGGTTCATCAGGGCTTGACAAAGAACTATGTTACCACGATATTGTTGTGGTTATTTTGAACACGCATTGTAGCGTTTCGTTTGATCTTTGGATCATATCTttggaccctaaccctaacccttttttatGAGGGGAAACTTTAATGTGTGTGCCCCCCACCCTTAGTCATGCGTGTTGTGCTAACCTCTCAAGTTTTTAAATGCATCGTTTCAGTTTACCTTCAAAAATACATATACTCACATTTCCAAAGCAATAATCAATCAGTTCTCAAAGTTGTCGCAgattaattgaattaaaacaagTGTTATAGCACACTTTTCTGTGTCATAATCTGAAACTCTGTATCAAAGATCAATTTTTATGTGAACAATCTAAAtgataattgtttatttttgccttttttaacCCTACAGTGGAAAACTCCTTCACAAGTCCATAAATGATGATGACTGTTATTGTGAAACTTGTTGTATACCATTATTTCTATTACTAAAATATTATTTAGAATTAACCCTTTTCTCACTTGTAATGTTCATCTCATAATCAACTGtaataaatatgtttgtattAGGAACGGCTGCAAACCAGTGGCTGTAACGTGGTTAGGAAGTGGACAAATCATCAGTcatttgtataaatattcagaatattcatattttgtgcGTGAATCATTTATTATGATTATCCTTTTGCATGATGTTGTGTTAATGGGTTATTAGCATATCATATGTTTTCTCTGCAAAACTGgcaaattattaataaatgagttaaaatatttatgtcaattttatttgcTTGTAGACTAATTTAcaatttttaataaacaaggAAATACTTTTAACACCTGGATTCTTCTGGAtcctttttaaatattgttttataggTGTTTTGAGGGTATTGTGAAATCCTCCATCATTATAAATTCTATGTTGGTGTAAAATATGATCTTAAGACATTTTTGTAGCAGAGCTCTGCTGCGAAAAAGTAAAGAGAGGAGTCAAGAAGAAATATGAATAATGGGAAGGTCTCATCTCGTGCAAACTGTGGACAGGACTTGAGTTAAGTTAACCCTTGAAGTTAGCTCTTTCATTGAACAAGGACGTGATGGTAGAAGGTAAATTAGTTGGTTGAAACCCTGTGTGTATGTTCTTCCTCCAAGGGatcacaaaacaataacaagtgaAACAGTTCAGGGAATACAGGGACAGCATAATGTATTCATATCTGATAAACAGTGCAAAACAGGATGCATGACAACCAACACGTGTGCAGTTGCTCTCATCAGAATGTGTCAAATATATCCCGACTTCAGATGTCATGAATGGATCTACAGATGGTCTGCAGGTCCAGCTTCAGCACGGAGTCGGCTTCTGTTCCAACTGTTTGGCAGCCTTGAGTGACTGACAGATGCTGATGTGAATTTCTAGAGGTGCAGGGCAGGTGAAGTGAGGGGATAGTAAATGAGGTAAGACTACATAGAAGCTGTTTCACACtgtcaacacaaaacaacaatgagcatcATGTATTTTAAAGTTGAAGAACTGTAAGattaatcataatatacatcATGCAGCTCATGTCTCAGTGAAGACACTCACTTAGTCGACATGACATTTGCAATTACACAGTGCAAGTGTGAGCGTGTGCATGAGATTTGATGGTTGGGAGGAGTTTCTTGTGTGCGTGCCACTTGTGGTTCCTCCTCAGTGGCAGTGACATATTACAAAACACTGGGAAGTTTATATTGACCTGTCAGAGTTTGATCGGGGAGACTTCTGCTGTAGATTCATCCTCAACAGACCTCGGGACTGAGAGAAAGGTACGTTACACACTTGCCAGTTCGCATGAGCTTAAGTTGTGAAAAGGAACTATCACAACCAATTTATTAGACCAAGACCAAAATCTAACGTTGCATTTGAATAATAAAGcattctttatttttgaattttgtaTGCCTTTCTGGCTTGACAACTACTtcgaaaaaagatttgtttgcATATACATTTATGTATATAAAGACTGCTGTATGTATCTGTCTGTAAATGTGGGGAATTAATATCTTTATGGagatcaaaaaatatataaaattttGTGGTGACAACATGTTTCTAGTTGGGTAAAAGGtagagtaagtctccaggaaacaaatgtaaggtgtgtgtgtgtgtgtgtgtgtgtgtgtgtgtgtgtgtgtgtgtgtgtgtgtgtgtgtgtgtgtgtgtgtgtgtgtgtgtgtgtgtgtgtgtgtgtgtgtgtgtgtgtgtgtgtgtgtgtgtgtgtgtgtgtgcgtgtgtgtgtgtgtgcgggtctCAGGCTGTCAGGAAGATTATAGAAGAATGCAGGTTCAAGTTTGACCCTTAGCTTTTTCTCATGTCGTTCTCTGCATAAAAAAGGAATCTTTATATGCAATTATCTGTTCAAATGCGACAGAGgtgttatttaaatataatgaagttgatttttacattgttttattatatgtggttctgtttttttattttaaagttgtgtTGATATGATGTTGAATTCACCCAGGAAAAATTGTCGGGCAGTCTAAATTTGGTGGGAAGCttccagagaaaaacattttgttttctttcttttcttgcgTGTGGAATTTGGTGTCAGCATCCTCCCCAGGCGTTTTAGAGGAACTGACATAAGTgaagccttttttttgtgtaatgaaTGTCCTGATCTTTAGTCCCAGTTTTCAAATGAGGTAAATTTTAATCTCATGTATTAATTATGGATTGTATTGAACTCTAggttaacatttaaatgttttgtctaTGATTCAGGTTCAAAGGCAATGATGGAGCTCATGACTGCTACCCCTTTCTACGCCATGAACACATCAAACATCACTGGAAGAAACAACTCCTTGGACGAAGAATATGAAGAGAATGACAACAAGGACGAGCACGCCAAGCTGAGAAAGTCCCTCAAAATCATGACTCTCATTATTTTCTGCCTGGCCTTTGTTCTTGGTGTGTTCGGGAATGGAGTGGTTATCTGGGTGACCGGGTTCAAGATGAAGAAAACAATTAACACCGTTTGGTTCCTCAATCTCGCTGTGGCCGACTTCCTCTTCACGGCGTTCCTGCCCCTGGGTGTGACGTACATGGCTCTGGGTAACCACTGGCCTTTTGGCAACTTCATGTGCAGACTAAATGCCCTTGTACTATCCTTGAACATGTTCGCCAGCGTCTACATCCTGGTGGTGATCAGTGtggacaggtgtgtgtctgtggtgtggcCCGTCTGGGCCCAGAACCACCGAAGTGTACGCAAGGCGTCCTGTGTGAGTCTGGGTGTTTGGATACTGGCTCTGATTCTAAGCACTCCATTCTTCATCTTCAGGGACACTGTGTCAAACCCTTACAATAAAGACACCATCTTATGCTTCAACAACTTTACCCTTTCTGACGATAATAAAACACTCTCAGTGAAACAGCTGGGACATTTTCGACATCAGACGATGACCATCACCCGCTTCCTCCTGGGATTCGTCGTCCCCTTCACTGTGATCGTCTCCTGTTATTCTGTGATCATCCATCGTCTCAGGAGGAACCGCACCCTGGCCAGCCAATCGAGTCGCCCATTCAAGATCATCGCTGCCATCATCACCACTTTCTTCCTGTGCTGGGCGCCGTTTTACAGCATGACTGTAATCCAGCTGGTTTATTACACTGCGATCAGCCCGAGTGAAACATTGGACCACGTCATCACTATCGGTGTCCCCATAGCAACCAGCCTGGCCTTTCTCAACAGCTGCCTGAACCCACTGCTGTACGTGTTCATGGGCAAAGATCTCAAGGAAAAAGTCCGCAAGTCGATCCTGAACCTGTTGGAGACAGCCTTCCAGGAGGAAGAGACACACTCTTACACTAACACAAAgtcaacagacagagacaagaaAGCTAGTAATACCGAAGAAGCAGAGTaatgtataaattctgctgGAGAAAGCACATGTTTATCTTTAAGGAAAATAGGAGCTTATCACCAAAACGTCTTGAATTTCAAAAATCACCCAGAAGGCATTGCAAAATATGTTTTACATAAATTTGTGGTCGAAAAACTGCGAGAAAAGGGAGCTTAGTTTCTTCGCCTATCACATGCAAGGCAAATTCTGATGCATCCTGTGACAAATTCTGAAAAATAGAGAatgatgtttgttgtttatgGGTCATCATTTTGAATATGTTAATAACAtagtaaatattatattttgatgaagaacatcatgtgtttttttaagataaaGTTGTGGTTAAGCTGGCATATAAATCTACAGTGTCAAATAGTGCTTTGAACAAAGAGGCTCATAGAAAGTTAATTTCACAACTTCCCCCTCATACCCAACCCCACCCACTCATGccatcgtgtgtgtgtttgtgtctctgtgagtgtgaaagaGAGATATTTGTTTAGCAGCTTAAGAACTGATTCCTGAGAGACTAACAAAGAAATACTTTACGTTACCATTAGATTATCATGAATAAAGTTGCAGCTGTGTTGTAAACTTGCATAGAACAGCTTAATTTGATCTTTAACTCATTGCCAGTTGTTCTGGGGGATTTCGggatgtcttttttttgtcttttgatcAAGATGATGGCTGTTATtttgatactttttttttcaccaccATTATTTTCATAATCAGAATATCATCAGGACTTGACCACCTTTTCTCTCTAAATGTTCATCTCATTATCATCTTTTATTATCACATTGCATTGTGACCAATATGTTTTGCTATACAAGGCTGCAAATCACTTATTATAAGTTGCTTTATCATGATATAcaataatttaatctttttacaTAGGAAAAATACTTTAGTAGAATGGTTTGCGGATCAGGGCAAATTTTGTTTAGTATTAaaattcatttcaaatgttTGGACTCTTTCATTGCTTCGATATTCTCCTGTGAGCCTAATAAAGACATATGTTTCTGACTACGACTTTGTCATTTTGTGAGTGTCTACAACCTCATCCTGAGAACATGTATGCTGTGTAAAATCTTTTTGATCTAGTGTCAACACTTCAATGTACAAGACACAGGGTAATCCCTCTGGTGTTAAAAGTCTTTTGAAAAACTCTCTTCATAACATTTACTGTGCAGCAGAGGGAGCCATTGTGCACAACATCCAGTAATTTGATCAGACAGGATAATtaactggaggagaaaataaagaatatcTTCAGtatgttcattttttttattcctgtaaTGCACCCCCGTGGGTAAATTCAAGTCCTGAAATGATTTTGAAGGTTAAGGGAAATAAAGTGCCCTTTAGGGACTTTTTTACAGCATATTGCTGTGATTGAGAACCATTAGTAAGTTGTGCCAGTATTATTCAGGAAAACATCTGCACTCACATAACGAACTCTGGAACAACCTCCATCAGGAGATCCATCGAGCTACCTCCTCTTTTTAATCTATTTGATCTATTCTATTCCAATTTAttgtattataaataaaaataagaatataaataagaggaataagaacaagaacaagaacaagaacaagaacaagaacaagaacaagaacaagaacaagaacaagaacaagaacaagaataaatattgtgtccattattttacatttgtggAAAAACATAATGAACATATGCAGAATGCGCCATGACGTTATTGCGCTAACCAGTTTGATATGTTCCTGTAACGGTCGTGGCCTGCAGCGCTGAACAGGCGGCGTCCCCAGAGAGTGAAATGTTTCGAGGgacaaaaactttatttatgtgaAATAAGTGTCATGATCAGAGGGAAGTGAATGCTTTCCAGAAAAATCGAAGAGAGAACAGGGAGAAAAATGCACACATATAACCGTtatacacataaacatacacagACAGTCAAATTGAATGAACCACTTTCTTCCTGTGCTGGGCGCCGTATCACATCATGGCTCTAATCGAGATGGTTAATCACACGGCGATCCACTCGAGTGAAACATTGGACCACGTCATCACTTTCAGTGTCCCCATAGCAACCAGCCTGGCCTTTCTCAACAGCTGCTTGAACAAACTGCTGTATGTGTTCATGGGCCAAGATTTCAAGGAAAAGGTCCGCAAGTCCATCCTGAACGTGTTGGAGACGGCCTTCCAGGAGGAAGTGTCTCGCTCATATACATAAACAAACTCAATGGTGACCAGTCACAGTAAAGAGAATACCGTGTCTGATGCTGAGGTAAAAGGTTTCCCTTGATATGGATAAGCAAATCCTCTAACTGTATAGAATATATAACTgtataacaataaaacaaatttaaaaaagttaattCATTGAACCTTAAGGCAACCTTATATATGATTTGAGATAGAAATATTCCTTATTATTTCATCGATATTTGTTTTATGATTAGCTAGCGGTCAGGTCTAAAGCGGAGCTGTCTCCTTATGAAGCTTAAATCATTTTTGAAATGATGGCAAGGTGAAATGTTTCAAGggacaataaagtttatttatgtaaaataaGTGTCATAATCAGAGGGAAGTGAATGCTATCGCGAAAAATGTaagacacaacacggagaaaaATGCACACATATAAAAGTTATACACCTAAACAAACACAGGTAGTCAAACTGAATGACATGTACAGTGCCATTCTTTATAAAGTACTTTTGTTAGCTGCACCATGACAGCTATAAGGGATGCACTGGGCCACTTTATCAGAAACACTACCTTCAGAATAGGTATTACATTAGTTTCTAGCTAAATTtgtgcaacacaaacacgacaGAGATGTTGTCTCCTAAACTCCAGTTGTTGATTTTGATGTCGTCATCCGTCTGTTGCATCAAAGACAGCAAGCAATGAAACGAGGAGTTTGTAAGCCATGATCAGAGACTCTTTTTTATCATTAAATAAGCTGTCACCTGACCTACAAAACATACCCAACCCACAGACGCCACTACTTGTGTGCATGATAAAATACAttgacagtgtgtttgtgtgtatgtgtgtgtgtgtgtgtgtgtgtgtgtgtgtgtgtgtgtgtgtgtgtgtgtgtgtgtgtgtgtgtgtgtgtgtgtgtgtgtgtgtgtgtgtgtgtgtgtgtgtgagctgactTTAGACCGCTACATGTCAACTGCATGCTTTGATAAACATGTTATTCAGCATAAGGACTGGTTCATCAGGGCTTGACAAAGAACTATGTTACCATTAGATTGTTGTGGTTATTTTGAACTTGCATTGTAGAGTTTCGTTTGATCTTTGGATCATATCTTTggaccctaaccctttttta from the Limanda limanda chromosome 11, fLimLim1.1, whole genome shotgun sequence genome contains:
- the LOC133013469 gene encoding LOW QUALITY PROTEIN: C3a anaphylatoxin chemotactic receptor-like (The sequence of the model RefSeq protein was modified relative to this genomic sequence to represent the inferred CDS: inserted 1 base in 1 codon) gives rise to the protein MMEQMTAFPFYAMNTSNITRRNSSLYEDELRLSLIIFLSLAFVLGVFGNGVVIWVTGFKMKKTVNXFLPLDVTHMALGNHWPFGYFMWELNALVIFLNMYTSVYFLVVISVDRCVSVVWPVWAQNHRSVRKASCLSLGVWIVALILSAPYVIFKDTMSDPDNDGYETPSVKQLRDFRYQTITITRFLLGFVVPFTITVSCYAVIIHHLRRNRTLASQSSRTFKIIAAVITAFFLCWAPYHIMALIEMVNHTAIHSSETLDHVITIGVPIATSLAFLNSCLNPLLYVFMGHDFKEKVRKSILNVLETAFQEEVSRSYTYTNSMVTIRSKEKSVTDAEV
- the LOC133013467 gene encoding chemerin-like receptor 1, producing MMELMTATPFYAMNTSNITGRNNSLDEEYEENDNKDEHAKLRKSLKIMTLIIFCLAFVLGVFGNGVVIWVTGFKMKKTINTVWFLNLAVADFLFTAFLPLGVTYMALGNHWPFGNFMCRLNALVLSLNMFASVYILVVISVDRCVSVVWPVWAQNHRSVRKASCVSLGVWILALILSTPFFIFRDTVSNPYNKDTILCFNNFTLSDDNKTLSVKQLGHFRHQTMTITRFLLGFVVPFTVIVSCYSVIIHRLRRNRTLASQSSRPFKIIAAIITTFFLCWAPFYSMTVIQLVYYTAISPSETLDHVITIGVPIATSLAFLNSCLNPLLYVFMGKDLKEKVRKSILNLLETAFQEEETHSYTNTKSTDRDKKASNTEEAE